The Rhododendron vialii isolate Sample 1 chromosome 5a, ASM3025357v1 genome contains a region encoding:
- the LOC131326264 gene encoding large ribosomal subunit protein uL3y-like yields MSHRKFEHPRHGSLGFLPRKRAARHRGKVKCFPKDDPSKPCRLTAFMGYKAGMTHIVREVEKPGSKLHKKETCEAVTIVETPPMVVVGVVGYIKTPRGLRSLNTVWAQHLSEEVKRRFYKNWCKSKKKAFTKYSKKYETDEGKKDIQAQFEKLKKYCNVIRVLAHTQIRKMKGLKQKKAHLMEIQINGGDVAEKVDYASSFFEKQVPVDAVFQKDEMIDIIGVTKGKGYEGVVTRWGVTRLPRKTHRGLRKVACIGAWHPARVSFTVARAGQNGYHHRTEMNKKIYKLGKIGLESHSAITEFDRTKKDITPMGGFPHYGVVKDDFLMIKGCCVGPKKRVVTLRQSLIAQTSRVEMETINLKFVDSSSKFGHGRFQTSGEKGKFYGRLKA; encoded by the exons ATGTCTCATCGTAAGTTTGAGCACCCAAGACATGGCTCCTTGGGATTTCTTCCAAGGAAAAGGGCTGCTCGCCACCGTGGGAaag TGAAGTGCTTCCCCAAAGATGACCCATCTAAGCCCTGCAGGTTGACTGCATTCATGGGATACAAGGCTGGAATGACACATATTGTTAGAGAAGTTGAAAAGCCTGGATCAA AGCTTCACAAAAAGGAAACTTGTGAAGCTGTGACGATTGTTGAAACTCCACCAATGGTGGTTGTTGGGGTTGTTGGTTATATCAAAACACCTCGTGGACTCCGCTCTCTTAATACTGTTTGGGCCCAGCATCTCAGTGAGGAGGTTAAGAGGAGATTCTACAAGAATTGGTGCAAGTCTAAGAAAAAGGCTTTCACTAAGTATTCCAAGAAGTATGAAACTGATGAAGGGAAAAAGGACATTCAGGCTCAGTTTGAGAAATTGAAGAAGTACTGTAATGTGATACGTGTTTTGGCTCATACCCag aTTCGAAAGATGAAGGGTCTTAAGCAGAAGAAGGCCCACCTGATGGAGATTCAGATCAACGGAGGTGATGTTGCTGAGAAGGTTGATTATGCTTCCAGCTTTTTTGAAAAGCAGGTTCCTGTGGACGCTGTGTTCCAGAAAGATGAGATGATTGATATTATTGGGGTTACCAAGGGTAAAGGTTACGAGGGTGTGGTGACTAGGTGGGGGGTAACCCGCCTCCCCCGCAAGACCCACCGTGGGCTCCGCAAGGTAGCATGTATTGGTGCCTGGCATCCTGCTAGGGTGTCATTTACTGTTGCTAGGGCTGGGCAGAATGGCTACCATCATCGAACAGAGATGAACAAGAAGATCTATAAGCTTGGCAAGATTGGTCTGGAGTCTCATTCTGCCATCACCGAGTTTGACAG GACTAAGAAGGATATAACACCAATGGGAGGATTTCCACACTACGGTGTGGTGAAGGATGATTTCCTGATGATAAAGGGTTGCTGTGTGGGACCGAAGAAGCGTGTTGTGACCTTGAGGCAGTCCCTGATTGCACAGACATCTAGGGTTGAGATGGAGACTATCAATCTCAAGTTTGTCGATTCCTCTTCTAAGTTTGGACATGGTCGGTTCCAGACATCAGGTGAGAAGGGCAAGTTCTATGGACGGCTCAAAGCTTAA